AATATCCCGCGCAGCTGGCACACATCATATAAAATCAAGGCAGCTCTCGCCTCCTAATTTTGTCAACAATGTGTATGCggttgctagagagctgcCTTGATATAATCCAAAggtgtcaaaatgaaggtattgAAGCAACGCACCTCTAGCATAAGTTCTACTTTatatagagtactgaaacttgacagtgtaccaaacaaatttcaacactgtaaaaaccatttcatcacagcactgcttatagcatgaacattgaaaatatttggaggctggtGAAATCATGGTGGTATGCACTGCGTTTCTACTGTAAAGATAGATGATTTGTTTCATTGTATGAGTTTAAGCATAAAAGCCCGCCCATACAagcaatcctaagcggtagctcttatcactaaagttCAGTGTATATGCTGTGGTGTCGGTACCTTTGTTTCTATCAGTCTATAGGGTACCGTCACCAGTGTTCGGccgaataaaaattgttgttggcTTTACTGATTTTATTACAGATATTTTTATAACAAATATCTGTCtcttgaattttaattggattTAGCATttaattaagatttttttaatgataattgcggatatttaataaattatttaatatttttaattaaatctcAAAGTCGAAAAACACAAATTCTCTAGTTATCGGCCACAATTTTCAGTGTTCGGCTATTCGGATCTAGTTATCGGCCACATCTGTCAAGCGTCTAAtgttattaattttcattgataaaattattattttcacagTTCTTGTGACTAATTACCTAATATTAATGATGAAAATCACCAAATAGAATCGATTTCACTAGTTTATCGAAACGTTTTTGCAATGAAATGATGAGCCGTTTTTTCATACACGAACAAACACACTACATAATGAATTATAACACGTTGGATGTATCGTGagtttgtttacaatttttacatcACCTTGGATGGCTAATAATTCAgcgaattttacttttttcgaGTATCCGTTGATGTTTAGTGCTATTTGAGGTTCAAAACTAATTAAATATCGAGTAAAAACCGCAAAAACAATGAATCCAAAGtgaattaaatgtgaaataaaatgtgGCCGATAACTAGTTTTTGTAGAGAAAACATGTACCCTATTTTCGGCCACAAACAAATTACGTGGATTTAACGGATTTATTAGtgaaaaatgatcaaaattaattaattgattaaaaCACATAGCCGCacagaaaaactaaattttatgcGAAAAATACTTCCTCAAGTAGTGCACTACAATTCTTTGATTGCttaataaaaacgtttatgctcaaaacaaacgaggcattgaaaacgtgttttggtcctatttttcatgacgaaattttcgaaactgtcaaatgaagttagaactttttctattccaAATTGCGACttctgcatctgtcaatgaaaactaggaccaaaacacgttttcaatgcctcgtttgttttcagcattacTTTTGTTCTGTTTGGTGGCATGAATACTTTGCAACAGCAATTaagaaactttaaaataattattgggACCGATAACTATACACAAATAATCTTAATGCGATACATTTGCtggagaaaataattttaattaatttattaattgatttaattgttttattaattCGTAAAGTCTGAAGTGGCCGATAGCTGGGGGGTGGCCGAATACTGGTGCCCGTACCCTATAACTTCTTTGGAAAAGTCTCAAGCCACTGTCACTGTGACTCAAGTctcaatttactgaaaacATTGAGTTAACTccgaaaatccatttaaaatATATTCCTTACGATGCTGAAGTATCAGTCTTCACtgtaaaaatgatattttgttCTATGAATAGGTTTCACGCTTCGAAGTAGTTGAAAATATACTTTTTGAGTCATTGAAATCAATCCGTAATACAGAACTTACTCGACCTATAAGCACAGAACAAGTATTTGAAACATGAAACGGTTGATTGTTACAGGAATTTAAAATGCTCAGCTCTAGCTTTTCGGTTTCTTTTTAAGTTTTCGCGCgtgaattaaacatttttcggcAGCTCTTATTATGATGCAACTAACGTCAAATGGTTTTGGCGCTCTCtcgaattttgtttacattttattgtgaAATAATAATGTTCGTGCGCTGTTGATTGTATATATCATctggaaaacatatttttgaatttgtaacaaaataaGCAATGGCCACAACAAAGGTTCGTAGTTAATTGAGTGTAATTCAGTGCTTAGAATATTAGCCAACGAATGTGTCGGGCTGTTATCCAACAAAATCTAGcctaaataacattttgttcaTTCTGCGTCCAGGAAGCAACTGTCATTCTATTCGATGTTGGAAAACCAACCGGAGAATCCGTTCGACCGGGACAGCCAACTTTTTTCGAGCAAGCCAAGGAGTGTCTGGCTAAAATTCTACAAAGAAAGGTAAATATGACCGGCCGTCATAGGATTGTCCTTTCAGGTAACCAGCACCGAAAATTGTGTTTGACTTTGCAGATTTTCACTACGCCGAAAGATGAAATCGGCTTAATTCTCATCGGAACTGATGACACGAACAATGTTCTCAATGACAGCGAAGACACCCTCGGAGACTATGAACACATCAGCGTTGCATTCGATTTGGAAATGACAAATTGGCAAATGCTAAAAATCCTTGAGCGAGAAATTGTTGGACCAAGCAACAGTGAAGGTGATTGGCTGAGTGCGCTGATCGTTGCAATGGACTTTCTGAAGGGACAAATGCTGTAGGATATGTGAGTGTATTTTCGTATAAACGGTGACTGATTGGTTGATTAATTTTCCAGTGGCAAGAAATTCAAAAGCTCCAAGATCATTTTGATGTCGCCGTTCGCGTCGATCGTGAATACAGAGAACATTGATATTGTGATGGAAGGTCTCCGGAAAATAGAAACGGAAATTGTTGTGATGTAAGCTCTTACtgacaaatttaattgattcaaAGTGCGGACATCAGAGACATGGATAAGACTTGTCATCACCTTGAagacgattttcatttttcctattaatttttgagaaaattcgttttaaatAAGCAAAACTTAATCGCTTCGCAGCACCTGCAACGTGGAATATTATTCCAATCCAGACAAACTAGACGAAAATGACGAAATGGTCATATTCAGCCAAACAGGTAACAAGTCCAAGCATCAGAAGGCTGGCGAAAAATTGGCCTTTGATCTGATTCAACAAGTAAGTTCTGCCATGATAATCAACACGCCCGGATGACATTCTCAATACATCTTTTGCTCGTATAGACGGATGGAATTCTATGTTCGTTCGAAGAGGCAATGGTCCAGTTGGTGTATTACGAGAAACAGAATCAGAAGTCAATGCCATGGAACTGTGAATTACAGATCGGATCGAAGTTGGAGATCAAAACGTCGGTTTATGTTTATGTAAGTGAAGCGAGGAGGTAGTTTGGAGATAGAACTCTCgaaatgttgttttgtttatccATTTAGACGAAGGACGTATCGAGCATGATATCGTGGAAGACTGAAAGTGTCGATGGTCCGTGTAAAATGGAAACCGAATATTTCGTACAAAACATTGAATTGAAACCGGTTGAAAAGGAAGAATTGATCAGAGGGTGTGTCTGCTAGTTCTTTCGAGCCATTGACTAGCCTCTTCTAAACCAAGATGTTTCTTCCTCTTAGTCATATGTACGGTACCACACCGGTACCCTTCGATCAGTCGCTGGGATTGAAATTCGATGCTGGGCCCAAAAACTTTCGCTGCATCGGCTTCACCAATCGCAACAACATACACGATCAGCATTTATGCGGTACGGGCGTCTGGCTGGTAAAGGCACAGAAAGACGCAGCTGCATCGGAGAAATTATTTGTTGCACTGGTGAATGTCATGAAATCGTCGGAATTGGCGTTGGTGGCTCGTTACGTCTATCGCAGTGGATTGAAAGCGAAAATAATGGTATTGGTACCGCATCCGGACACCGAGAAAAATCAGTACAAGAAAAATGCCAGCCTGCTGATGATGGAAGTGCATTTTGCTGGTGAGTTCAATTCGACACATCATGGTCTTGAACCCTCATTATTCAAATCTTTGCAGACGATCaagtaaaaatggaatttccgCCACTGCGTACGACAAAGGATACTCCAAGTCAGGAGCAGTACGACGCTGTTGAAGGTTTGATAGATTCAATGGATTTGATGGATGCGTATGATGGTGACGGAGACTGTAATGAGGCTTTCGCgcacaaaaaacttttgaatccGACCATTCAGTATACTTACAGAGCGTTGGCTCACAGGTAAATTCCTTGGGCTAATAACGAAAAATCGCcaagaattcaaaaattgattttacctTCAGAGCATTGCATCCAACTCAACCCGTTCCGTTACCAGATCAGGATCTAATGGACCTACTGGACATACCTGAGaagataaaacaaaattccagcGAACACGTTGCCAAAGTGAAGGAACTCTTCCCCCTGGAACCGATTGTGAAGCCGACCAAAAAGTTACTGTTCCAAATGTTGCAGCACAACGCGACTGCCGCTGCCAGTGCAGACGATGTTCAACCGACAGCAGTCGACGAACCACAATCCACATTGATCGAAGTTGGTACGATCACACCCGACGAAGATTTCATGCACCTACTGCTTCGCGGTGAAAAATTCGCCACCGTAAGCAATCAAATGCAAAACGTTCTCCACAATTTGGTGTTCAAAACGTTGCAACTGCAaacggaaaaatttggtcGGGCCGTTATGATGTATCGCGAACAGGCGATTGTGATGGGTGCATTCCGGTACAACGAATGGGTGAcggaatttaagaaaattttgctcGAAAGAGGTAAAGTGGATGTGTGGCAGACCATTTTTGTGAATGAGAAATTCGGTTTGATATCGGCTAAAGAGACGGAAATGAGCACCGTTACTGATGAGGAAGTGGAGGAGTTCTACAAGAACGAATGTTCAGATACGAACAAGCCAGCAGATGACATGATGGATGATGAT
This region of Bradysia coprophila strain Holo2 chromosome IV, BU_Bcop_v1, whole genome shotgun sequence genomic DNA includes:
- the LOC119066446 gene encoding X-ray repair cross-complementing protein 5 isoform X1: MATTKEATVILFDVGKPTGESVRPGQPTFFEQAKECLAKILQRKIFTTPKDEIGLILIGTDDTNNVLNDSEDTLGDYEHISVAFDLEMTNWQMLKILEREIVGPSNSEGDWLSALIVAMDFLKGQMLGKKFKSSKIILMSPFASIVNTENIDIVMEGLRKIETEIVVITCNVEYYSNPDKLDENDEMVIFSQTGNKSKHQKAGEKLAFDLIQQTDGILCSFEEAMVQLVYYEKQNQKSMPWNCELQIGSKLEIKTSVYVYTKDVSSMISWKTESVDGPCKMETEYFVQNIELKPVEKEELIRGHMYGTTPVPFDQSLGLKFDAGPKNFRCIGFTNRNNIHDQHLCGTGVWLVKAQKDAAASEKLFVALVNVMKSSELALVARYVYRSGLKAKIMVLVPHPDTEKNQYKKNASLLMMEVHFADDQVKMEFPPLRTTKDTPSQEQYDAVEGLIDSMDLMDAYDGDGDCNEAFAHKKLLNPTIQYTYRALAHRALHPTQPVPLPDQDLMDLLDIPEKIKQNSSEHVAKVKELFPLEPIVKPTKKLLFQMLQHNATAAASADDVQPTAVDEPQSTLIEVGTITPDEDFMHLLLRGEKFATVSNQMQNVLHNLVFKTLQLQTEKFGRAVMMYREQAIVMGAFRYNEWVTEFKKILLERGKVDVWQTIFVNEKFGLISAKETEMSTVTDEEVEEFYKNECSDTNKPADDMMDDDLDELLANM
- the LOC119066446 gene encoding X-ray repair cross-complementing protein 5 isoform X2 — its product is MATTKEATVILFDVGKPTGESVRPGQPTFFEQAKECLAKILQRKIFTTPKDEIGLILIGTDDTNNVLNDSEDTLGDYEHISVAFDLEMTNWQMLKILEREIVGPSNSEGDWLSALIVAMDFLKGQMLGKKFKSSKIILMSPFASIVNTENIDIVMEGLRKIETEIVVITCNVEYYSNPDKLDENDEMVIFSQTGNKSKHQKAGEKLAFDLIQQVNGILCSFEEAMVQLVYYEKQNQKSMPWNCELQIGSKLEIKTSVYVYTKDVSSMISWKTESVDGPCKMETEYFVQNIELKPVEKEELIRGHMYGTTPVPFDQSLGLKFDAGPKNFRCIGFTNRNNIHDQHLCGTGVWLVKAQKDAAASEKLFVALVNVMKSSELALVARYVYRSGLKAKIMVLVPHPDTEKNQYKKNASLLMMEVHFADDQVKMEFPPLRTTKDTPSQEQYDAVEGLIDSMDLMDAYDGDGDCNEAFAHKKLLNPTIQYTYRALAHRALHPTQPVPLPDQDLMDLLDIPEKIKQNSSEHVAKVKELFPLEPIVKPTKKLLFQMLQHNATAAASADDVQPTAVDEPQSTLIEVGTITPDEDFMHLLLRGEKFATVSNQMQNVLHNLVFKTLQLQTEKFGRAVMMYREQAIVMGAFRYNEWVTEFKKILLERGKVDVWQTIFVNEKFGLISAKETEMSTVTDEEVEEFYKNECSDTNKPADDMMDDDLDELLANM